The DNA sequence AACGGCGGAGTTACTTGGAAGAGAACGTCGGCGCGGCTAGCGTGATGCTCGGCGCCGGGGAGATGGCCGAACTCGACGCGGCCCTCGCGCCGGATAAGGTCGCAGGCCCGCGCTATAGCGACCCGCAGATGAAGATGATCGATCGGTAGACGGGAGCGAAGAACGCTTTGCAATCGAAGGCGAGCGCACGCATCCGGCTCGTCGGGAGTGCGCGGGATTTTCGCGCGTTTCGCGACCTGGTCGTCGAGTATGAGAACGCCCTGCCGGCGGAACTTCGACATGCGGCGCTGCAACGCGAACTCGAGAATCTGCGCCGCAACTATGGGCCGCCGAACGCGCTCTTCGTCGCCACGGTTGAGGACGCACCCGCGGGCTGCGTCGCCTTGATTCCACTCGATGCATCGACCGGAGTAATTCAAAGACTTTACGTCAAGCCATCGTATCGAAAACTGGGCGTCGCACGCGCTTTGCTCGCCGGCCTTATCGACGTCGCGCGCCGGCGCGGGCACAGCCGGGTCGTGCTCGACACCGATCGCGAGCGTTTGCGCGCCGCCTACACGCTATATCTCGCGCTTGGATTCCAGCGATGCGACCCGTATGGCGAGGTGGAATACGCCTCGCCAACCTTTATGCAGCTCCGGCTTCTATAAACCTATCCGCCGGCGTACGCTTCTTTTAGCGCATCGATGTCGAGCTTTTTCATCTGGAGCATCGCCTTCATCGCGCGCTGCGATTTGACGGGATCGGGGCCGCCCAGCACGTCGCCCAAACCCACGGGAACGATGTTCCACGAAAAGCCGTACTTGTCGCGCAGCCAGCCGCATTGGAGAATCTCACCGCCTTCGGAGAGCTTCTCCCACAGGGTGTCGAGTTCGGGCTGCGTTTCGCAATTCACGAATAGCGCGATCGCCGCCGGGCCGGCAAGCGCAGGCGATTCGCCGCCGTTGATCGCCATAAAATCTTGCCCGTCTAGTTGAAACTCCACAACCATCACCGAACCGCTCGGTCCGGGGCCGGCGTCTCCATAGCGGCTGATATCTTCGATCTTTGAGTTCTTAAAGATCGACACGTAAAAATGCGCGGCCTCTTCGGCCTTGTTCTCAAACCACAGGAACGGGACGATCTTTTGCATAGCGCGGCCTCACTTTCCGGTACGGGGCATTATAGCGCATGCGCTTGCTAAAGACAAGCAGTATGCAAAGATGCAAGTTTATACTATACTGGTAGCGTGCCGGCACGGACTTACGGTCAATACTGCGGATTCTCAAGAGCGCTCGAAGTCGTCGGCGAGCGCTGGGCGTTGCTTATCGTTCGCGACCTGCTCGTCGGCCCCAAGCGCTTTAGCGATCTACAGCGCGGCCTGCCCGGCATCCCGAGCAATATTTTAACGGCCAGGCTCAAGGAACTAGAAGAATCGGGCGTCGTCGTGCGCGCGGTCGTGCCGCGCCCCTCCAACGCAATCGTGTACGAGCTGACCGAAGTGGGCCGCGAACTCGAAGAGCCGGTCATCGCGCTCGGGCGCTGGGGCGCCAAACGCCTGGGGGATCCGCGCCGCGACGAGATCGTGACCGAGGATTCGATGGCGACGGCGCTGCTCTCCACCTTCCGTCCAGAATCGGCGGCGCGCGGCAGCGTAAATTACGAACTGCGCCTCGGCGAGATCGTCGTGAACGCGCAGGTGCGAAACCGCACGGTGACCGTCGGCCGCGGACCGTTACCCAAGCCCGACCTGATCATCGTAGCCGGGCCCGGAATCCGCGCGCTGATGGCGCGCGAGATTACGCCGCAAGAGGCTTTGAAAAAGAAGGTCGTCAGCATCACCGGCGATCCAAAGCTGCTGACGACCTTCGCGCAAACGTTCCAGATTTAGCGCTTAAGCGCCGGCGGCGCTCGGCATCGGGACGTTCAGCCGCGCGCCGGTCTCGAGGTACGTTTTGAGGCCCGAGAGCACGATCGGCCAGCCGTTCTGAGTTCCCGCCACGTCGGGCGAATTCGCGTCGTCGAACTCGTGCGTCACCTCGAGTAAACAGACCTCACCCACGGGTTTGATTTCCCAGGTCACGCGAGACGGTTCGCTCGTCGCGCCGCCCGGCTTGAACGTGTGAACGATCTTATGCGGCTTATCGGCGGCGATCACGGTGTTGTCGAGCATGATCTCGTTATCCGATGGATCCCGCAGAACCAGCGGCGATCCGGCTCGCCAGTCCGATTCGAACCTGCCTCCAAAGAAATAGTTCTCGGTTACCTCGGGATTCGTAATGGCATCCCACAACGTTTCCGCCGTGGTGCGGATATACACTTGATAGACGTGGCGTACTTCTTGGCTCATCGTTTCTCCAATGTGTCTTTTAGCGTTGATAGTGTCTTTGCCACCCCGGCAGCGTATTTGCTGACCCATCGATCGTACACGCGTTGAATGGGCACCGGGTTTAAGTAGTGAAATTTTTCGCGCCCGACGCGACGCGTCACAACGAGTTGCGCGTCTTCCAGTATGCGCAGGTGCTTCATCGCGCCGAATCGCGACATGTCCAAATACTCGCAAAGTTCGCCGAGCGTCTGTCCGTCGCGCTTGAAGAGCTGGTCCAGGAGTTCGCGCCGGTTCGGGTCGGCCAGCGCCTTGAAGACTGCGTCCACTTTCCGCATTATAGGTGACCATATGGTCACATGTCAAGTTGCCGGAAGGACCCCTCCGACGCCGGCGGTACAATCCCGAAGTGAACGATGAGAACAACGCGCATGCCGCTTGGGAAAAGCGTCTGGAAGTACTTTGGGCCGCTATCGACGACCACTCCGAGAGCGAGTTCATCGCCCTGATGGACGCGCTAGCCGCCGAGTTGCCGCCGGGGAGCGCTATCGGATTTTTCGAGCGGGCCGGAGCGCGCGATTCCACCGGCCATCCCGATCTCGCAGTGCCCCTGTACGAGGCTGCGTTGCAGGCAGGCTTGAGCGCGGAGCGCCGCCGGCGCGCGATCGTTCAGCTGGCCAGCTCGCGTCGAAATCTGGGCGACCCGCAAGCCGCAGTAGCGCTGCTCGCGGCCGAACTCGATGCGGGATCGGACGCATTGGATGGAGCGGTCAGAGGTTTCCTCGCGTTAGCACTCGTCGACGCCGGGCGCGAGCGCGAGGCCGTTTCCGTCGCGCTCACCGCGCTCTCCGCGTACTTGCCGCGGTATAACAGATCGCTGGCCCGCTACGCGCAAGACCTGATCGCAGAATCCCCGACCTTTTAACCAGCCAACGAATTTGGCGCGCGGCGTTAGGCTCGCGCGCCTGGTAACCGCTTGCGGTCGCGCGGCGCGGCGGAGGTCACGAGCGACTCCATCAGTCCTCGCGCCACGGCCGCGACGTCGTCGACCGCGCGATCGAACGCCGCTCCGTTCGCGTGCGAGGGTTTCGCAAAACCGGAGAGCTTGCGAACGAACTGAAGCGAAGCCGCCCGGATCTCGTCTTCGGTTGCGGGCGGATCGGAGTTGAACAGGATACGGATGCTTCGGCACATGTCGTTAGTATAGCGCGGGGCGCCTCGTTAGTCCGCGGTCACCATCCACTCGATTCCGAACCGATCGTCGAACACCCCGAACTTCCCGGCTCCCCAAGGCGCGTCTGAAAACGCCACCTTGACCTTGCCTCCGTTCGAGAGGGCGTTGAAAACGCGCTCGCCCTCGGCCGCATCGGGCGCCGTCAGACAAAGCGTGATATTGCCG is a window from the Candidatus Baltobacteraceae bacterium genome containing:
- a CDS encoding tetratricopeptide repeat protein; this encodes MNDENNAHAAWEKRLEVLWAAIDDHSESEFIALMDALAAELPPGSAIGFFERAGARDSTGHPDLAVPLYEAALQAGLSAERRRRAIVQLASSRRNLGDPQAAVALLAAELDAGSDALDGAVRGFLALALVDAGREREAVSVALTALSAYLPRYNRSLARYAQDLIAESPTF
- a CDS encoding VOC family protein, coding for MQKIVPFLWFENKAEEAAHFYVSIFKNSKIEDISRYGDAGPGPSGSVMVVEFQLDGQDFMAINGGESPALAGPAAIALFVNCETQPELDTLWEKLSEGGEILQCGWLRDKYGFSWNIVPVGLGDVLGGPDPVKSQRAMKAMLQMKKLDIDALKEAYAGG
- a CDS encoding SRPBCC family protein, whose protein sequence is MSQEVRHVYQVYIRTTAETLWDAITNPEVTENYFFGGRFESDWRAGSPLVLRDPSDNEIMLDNTVIAADKPHKIVHTFKPGGATSEPSRVTWEIKPVGEVCLLEVTHEFDDANSPDVAGTQNGWPIVLSGLKTYLETGARLNVPMPSAAGA
- a CDS encoding helix-turn-helix domain-containing protein, with protein sequence MDAVFKALADPNRRELLDQLFKRDGQTLGELCEYLDMSRFGAMKHLRILEDAQLVVTRRVGREKFHYLNPVPIQRVYDRWVSKYAAGVAKTLSTLKDTLEKR
- a CDS encoding GNAT family N-acetyltransferase translates to MQSKASARIRLVGSARDFRAFRDLVVEYENALPAELRHAALQRELENLRRNYGPPNALFVATVEDAPAGCVALIPLDASTGVIQRLYVKPSYRKLGVARALLAGLIDVARRRGHSRVVLDTDRERLRAAYTLYLALGFQRCDPYGEVEYASPTFMQLRLL
- a CDS encoding helix-turn-helix domain-containing protein → MPARTYGQYCGFSRALEVVGERWALLIVRDLLVGPKRFSDLQRGLPGIPSNILTARLKELEESGVVVRAVVPRPSNAIVYELTEVGRELEEPVIALGRWGAKRLGDPRRDEIVTEDSMATALLSTFRPESAARGSVNYELRLGEIVVNAQVRNRTVTVGRGPLPKPDLIIVAGPGIRALMAREITPQEALKKKVVSITGDPKLLTTFAQTFQI
- a CDS encoding DUF2277 domain-containing protein is translated as MCRSIRILFNSDPPATEDEIRAASLQFVRKLSGFAKPSHANGAAFDRAVDDVAAVARGLMESLVTSAAPRDRKRLPGARA